A window of the Streptomyces finlayi genome harbors these coding sequences:
- a CDS encoding SPFH domain-containing protein yields MADITRRFGWRHLRSAPTAHIRHHKRGRLSHDGTGLSFWYRSLTAALSEVPVDDRELAMAFHARTADFQDVTVQATVTYRISDPAGAAARLDFSVDPDTGAWRSAPLEQIGTLLTETAQQHTLDALARTPLAAALVDGVAAVRKRVAAGLAAEPRLPDTGIDVVAVRVVAIRPEAEVERALRTPAREQIQQEADRATYERRAVAVERERAIAENELASQIELARREERLVDQRGINARREAEEKAAADGVRTEAEAARKVRLTRADAEAARDIGAARAEAQAAWLRVHADVDPATLHALAATRLAENLPRIDSLTLSPDILTGLLAKLGRPEPGTRA; encoded by the coding sequence ATGGCCGACATCACCAGGCGCTTCGGCTGGCGCCACCTGCGCTCCGCGCCGACCGCGCACATCCGCCACCACAAGCGTGGCCGGCTCAGCCACGACGGCACCGGGCTCAGCTTCTGGTACCGGTCGCTGACCGCGGCACTCTCCGAGGTGCCCGTCGACGACCGGGAGCTCGCCATGGCCTTCCACGCCCGCACGGCCGACTTCCAGGACGTCACCGTGCAGGCCACCGTGACCTACCGGATCAGCGACCCCGCCGGAGCGGCGGCCCGGCTGGACTTCTCCGTGGACCCGGACACCGGCGCGTGGCGCAGTGCGCCGCTGGAGCAGATCGGCACCCTGCTCACGGAGACCGCACAGCAGCACACGCTCGACGCCCTGGCCCGTACACCGCTGGCCGCCGCACTCGTCGACGGCGTCGCGGCGGTACGGAAACGGGTCGCCGCCGGCCTCGCCGCCGAGCCCCGCCTGCCCGACACCGGCATCGACGTGGTCGCCGTGCGCGTGGTGGCCATCCGTCCCGAGGCGGAGGTCGAGCGGGCACTGCGGACCCCGGCCCGCGAACAGATCCAGCAGGAGGCCGACCGGGCCACCTACGAGCGCCGGGCCGTCGCGGTCGAGCGCGAACGGGCCATCGCCGAGAACGAGCTCGCCAGCCAGATCGAACTGGCCCGCCGGGAAGAGCGGTTGGTGGACCAACGCGGTATCAACGCACGACGGGAGGCCGAGGAGAAGGCGGCGGCGGACGGGGTACGCACGGAGGCCGAGGCAGCCCGCAAGGTGCGCCTCACCCGCGCGGACGCGGAGGCGGCCCGCGATATCGGTGCGGCCCGAGCCGAGGCGCAGGCCGCCTGGCTGCGCGTGCACGCGGATGTCGACCCCGCCACCCTGCACGCCCTGGCAGCGACCCGGCTGGCGGAGAACCTGCCACGCATCGACAGCCTCACCCTCTCCCCCGACATCCTCACCGGCCTGCTCGCGAAGCTCGGCCGCCCGGAGCCCGGGACCCGGGCGTGA
- a CDS encoding TetR/AcrR family transcriptional regulator C-terminal domain-containing protein → MPAAGEHPLQESSLPFDSPQDLEDVAESIIEQLPAGTYPHLTEMITDHALRPGYAYANEFAPGLDLILDGLERSLRAR, encoded by the coding sequence GTGCCAGCCGCAGGAGAACACCCTCTGCAGGAGTCGAGCCTGCCCTTCGACTCGCCCCAGGATCTGGAGGACGTGGCGGAGTCGATCATCGAGCAGCTGCCCGCCGGCACGTATCCCCATCTCACCGAGATGATCACGGACCACGCGCTGCGGCCGGGTTACGCGTACGCGAACGAGTTCGCGCCCGGGCTCGACCTGATTCTCGACGGGCTGGAGAGGTCCCTCAGAGCGCGGTGA
- a CDS encoding SHOCT domain-containing protein, with translation MGGRARQAAGSEGEGGTSHVTDLARLAQLKDKGDLTPEEYEKAKAKLLV, from the coding sequence GTGGGCGGTCGTGCACGGCAGGCCGCCGGCAGCGAGGGCGAGGGCGGCACCAGCCATGTGACGGACCTGGCGAGGCTCGCCCAGCTCAAGGACAAGGGTGACCTGACTCCGGAGGAGTACGAGAAGGCGAAGGCGAAGCTGCTCGTCTGA
- a CDS encoding TetR/AcrR family transcriptional regulator: MPSHDTAQEPAATSRRSKITPERAQELYAAVLDLIRESGYEALTMEGVASRTRCGKSTLYRQWGSKPELVVAALHGTRRMLLPPIDTGSLVGDLREAARAIGAASGHDTPLSHALSHAALQSPELLCALRQALILPQIAAIEEMVERGRARGEIAADSPAAEFVAAQLLGVMRARPLLEGRYADEAYLTRFVESSVLPALGIDAEESEKSPPGA; encoded by the coding sequence ATGCCGTCGCACGACACCGCACAGGAGCCAGCAGCCACATCCCGCCGATCGAAGATCACGCCGGAGCGAGCGCAGGAGCTGTACGCGGCGGTGCTGGATCTCATCCGGGAGAGCGGCTACGAGGCGCTGACCATGGAGGGGGTCGCCTCGCGGACCCGGTGCGGGAAGTCGACGCTCTACCGGCAGTGGGGTTCCAAGCCCGAGCTGGTCGTGGCCGCCCTGCACGGCACCAGGCGCATGCTGCTTCCGCCCATCGACACGGGCTCCCTCGTCGGCGACCTGCGGGAAGCCGCTCGAGCCATCGGCGCGGCCTCGGGTCATGACACCCCGCTGTCGCACGCGCTGAGCCACGCCGCCCTGCAGAGCCCCGAACTGCTGTGCGCCCTGCGCCAAGCGCTGATCCTGCCGCAGATCGCCGCGATCGAGGAGATGGTCGAACGCGGCCGTGCTCGCGGCGAGATCGCCGCCGACTCCCCTGCGGCAGAGTTCGTGGCGGCGCAGCTCCTGGGGGTCATGCGTGCCCGGCCCCTACTGGAGGGCCGGTACGCCGATGAGGCGTATCTCACCCGCTTCGTGGAGAGCTCAGTCCTTCCCGCCCTGGGGATCGACGCCGAGGAGAGCGAGAAGTCCCCGCCCGGGGCCTGA
- a CDS encoding phosphatase PAP2 family protein, which translates to MIRARSEPATREPDTSARPPLFRELLLVVGLFVVYKLGRHGANGHVEEAFRNAGHVWDLERLVRLPGEGAVQGLLLHGDGLVRAANAYYATVHFPATLLFLVWLYWRRPRHYVWSRRVLAVLTGAALALHLLFPLAPPRMLDAAALVDTGQVYGPTVYGATPATDSMANQFAAMPSLHFGWAVMVAVGLIAATRSRWRHLWLLHPAITLFVIVGTANHYWLDALVVSALLAVAFAALRLPRATPAGAHIPWPSTAVTASGVSAQAAAGTAGAGASARHGATALARSGGPR; encoded by the coding sequence GTGATACGCGCCCGCAGCGAGCCTGCGACACGGGAGCCGGACACTTCTGCCCGACCGCCCCTCTTCCGCGAGCTTCTTCTCGTCGTAGGACTCTTCGTCGTCTACAAGCTCGGCCGCCACGGCGCGAACGGGCATGTCGAGGAAGCGTTCCGCAACGCCGGGCACGTCTGGGACCTCGAGCGCCTCGTGCGTCTCCCGGGCGAAGGAGCGGTGCAGGGTCTGCTGCTGCACGGCGACGGACTGGTCCGTGCGGCGAACGCCTACTACGCGACGGTCCACTTCCCCGCCACGCTGCTGTTCCTGGTGTGGCTGTACTGGCGCCGCCCGCGTCATTACGTCTGGTCGCGCCGCGTCCTTGCCGTGCTCACCGGTGCCGCGCTCGCGCTCCACCTGCTGTTTCCGCTCGCCCCGCCCCGGATGCTGGACGCCGCCGCCCTCGTCGACACCGGCCAGGTGTACGGCCCGACGGTGTACGGAGCCACGCCCGCGACCGACTCCATGGCCAACCAGTTCGCCGCGATGCCCTCGCTGCACTTCGGCTGGGCCGTGATGGTCGCCGTCGGACTGATCGCCGCCACCCGTTCCCGGTGGCGCCACCTGTGGCTGCTGCATCCCGCCATCACGCTGTTCGTCATCGTGGGCACCGCCAACCACTACTGGCTCGATGCCCTCGTCGTATCGGCCCTGCTCGCCGTAGCCTTCGCCGCACTCCGGCTGCCGCGAGCCACTCCGGCCGGGGCCCACATCCCGTGGCCCTCCACCGCCGTCACGGCGTCCGGGGTTTCCGCGCAGGCTGCGGCGGGAACGGCCGGGGCCGGTGCGTCGGCGCGCCATGGGGCGACAGCGCTCGCCCGGTCCGGAGGCCCTCGATGA
- a CDS encoding NAD(+)/NADH kinase has protein sequence MSLAPRAVLVHRTTEYEELLARHGTHGQAAFFLSARGRSIEEVTLRHHRTQQALTDVSAAVPLQWRRSRVERKDLDRFLFGPEDVVIVVGQDGLVANAAKYLSGQPVVGIDTDPGRNPGVLVRHRVRDAAALLRSAAAPGAQVDSLTMVEAVADDTQRLIALNEIYLGPPGHQTARYRLASDGAPRAGEAQASSGVLVGTGTGATGWLRSLWLERGSELSLPAPSDPRLLWFVREAWPSPATGTSLVAGELERGQGLELTVESDRLVVFGDGMEADALELTWGQTVRLGICTTSLRLAV, from the coding sequence GTGAGCCTGGCGCCTCGGGCCGTGCTCGTCCACCGCACCACGGAGTACGAGGAGTTGCTGGCCCGGCACGGCACACACGGCCAGGCCGCCTTCTTCCTGTCCGCGCGCGGCCGGTCCATCGAGGAAGTGACCCTGCGCCACCACCGCACCCAGCAGGCGCTCACGGACGTGTCGGCGGCCGTCCCGCTCCAGTGGCGGCGGTCGCGGGTGGAGCGCAAGGATCTCGACCGATTCCTCTTCGGCCCCGAGGACGTGGTGATCGTGGTCGGCCAGGACGGGCTGGTCGCCAACGCGGCCAAGTACCTGTCCGGCCAGCCGGTGGTGGGGATCGACACCGATCCCGGCCGCAATCCGGGAGTTCTCGTACGCCACCGTGTGCGGGATGCCGCGGCCCTGCTCCGGTCGGCGGCGGCCCCGGGCGCCCAGGTGGACTCGCTCACCATGGTCGAGGCGGTGGCCGACGACACCCAGCGGCTGATCGCGCTGAACGAGATCTACCTCGGGCCGCCCGGCCACCAGACCGCCCGCTACCGTCTGGCCTCCGACGGTGCCCCGCGCGCCGGGGAGGCCCAGGCCTCGTCGGGCGTCCTGGTCGGCACCGGTACGGGCGCGACGGGCTGGCTCCGCTCGCTCTGGCTGGAACGCGGCAGCGAACTGAGCCTGCCGGCCCCCTCGGATCCCCGGCTCCTCTGGTTCGTGCGCGAGGCGTGGCCCTCGCCCGCGACCGGCACCTCGCTCGTTGCGGGGGAACTGGAGCGCGGGCAGGGACTGGAACTGACCGTCGAGTCGGACCGGCTGGTGGTCTTCGGCGACGGGATGGAGGCCGACGCACTGGAGCTGACCTGGGGCCAGACGGTCCGCCTCGGCATCTGCACCACATCGCTGCGCCTCGCCGTCTGA
- a CDS encoding DUF309 domain-containing protein: MDETRRDRDSEGRARSARPRDGLGRPLPYGAPGVERQPEGVVRTPGETVREAQRLLDAGMPFHAHEVFEDAWKSGPDAERELWRGLAQLAVGLTHCARGNASGGARLLRRGAAAISAYLEPRPHGLGIGALITWAEELADRVEARSRKAVDAAVEAPRLRP, encoded by the coding sequence GTGGACGAGACTCGTAGGGACCGCGATTCCGAAGGCCGGGCGCGCAGCGCACGCCCCCGGGACGGGCTGGGGCGCCCCCTGCCCTACGGGGCGCCGGGCGTTGAACGGCAGCCCGAGGGCGTGGTGCGCACGCCCGGGGAAACGGTGCGGGAGGCACAGCGGCTGCTGGACGCGGGCATGCCGTTCCACGCGCACGAGGTGTTCGAGGACGCCTGGAAATCGGGTCCTGACGCGGAACGCGAGTTGTGGCGCGGCCTGGCCCAGCTCGCCGTGGGCCTCACCCACTGCGCCCGGGGCAACGCGTCGGGCGGGGCCCGGCTGCTGCGCCGCGGAGCGGCCGCGATCTCCGCCTACCTGGAGCCACGTCCGCACGGCCTGGGCATCGGCGCCCTGATCACGTGGGCCGAGGAGCTGGCCGACCGGGTGGAGGCGCGGAGCCGGAAGGCGGTGGACGCCGCGGTGGAGGCACCCCGGCTCCGCCCGTAG
- a CDS encoding PadR family transcriptional regulator: MSLPHAILTALLEKPSSGLELTRRFDRSIGYFWSSTHQQIYRELGKLEQSGQIRALRPAQPARGQKKEYEVLPAGREELAAWVALPEDPRPVRDPLLLRMRAAAVVGAEGLGAELRRHLALHRHQLEEYLRIEERDFPPERTADEDRLRHLVLRGGIDMETFWIGWLTRALADEPVLSPEGGTPEGG; encoded by the coding sequence ATGTCACTCCCGCACGCGATCCTCACCGCCCTGCTCGAAAAGCCCTCGTCGGGGCTTGAGCTGACGCGCAGGTTCGACCGGTCGATCGGTTACTTCTGGTCGTCCACGCATCAGCAGATCTATCGCGAGCTGGGAAAGCTGGAGCAGTCCGGGCAGATCCGGGCCCTGCGGCCGGCTCAGCCGGCCCGTGGGCAGAAGAAGGAGTACGAGGTCCTGCCCGCGGGCCGCGAGGAGTTGGCGGCCTGGGTCGCCCTCCCCGAGGACCCCCGGCCGGTCCGCGATCCTCTGCTGCTGCGCATGCGGGCGGCAGCGGTGGTCGGGGCCGAGGGCCTCGGGGCGGAGCTGCGCCGCCATCTCGCGCTGCACCGGCACCAGCTGGAGGAGTATCTGCGGATCGAGGAGCGGGACTTCCCGCCCGAGCGGACCGCCGACGAGGACCGGCTGCGACATCTGGTGCTGCGCGGCGGAATCGATATGGAGACTTTCTGGATCGGCTGGCTGACCAGAGCCCTCGCCGACGAGCCGGTGCTCTCGCCGGAAGGCGGTACGCCGGAAGGCGGTTAG
- a CDS encoding SDR family oxidoreductase, translating to MDFGNPIDFTGRAVIVTGGTKGIGAAVAGAFLAAGAEVLVCGRNTPDTLPGGDGRQCAFRATDVRDPEAAAALVDAALARFGRLDVLVNNAGGAPAADAATASPRFVEKIVALNLLAPFYVAQAANRVMQSQDGGGCVINIGSVAARTPQPGTAAYTAAKAGLLGLTRALALEWAPRVRVNHITTGLIRTESAAGVYGEDGGAAVAAVVPMRRMAVPDDVARACLYLASSLSAYVSGADLAVHGGGEIPARHLVADATRPPFSSS from the coding sequence ATGGACTTCGGCAACCCGATCGACTTCACCGGGCGCGCGGTCATCGTGACCGGCGGAACCAAGGGCATCGGCGCGGCCGTCGCCGGGGCCTTTCTCGCCGCGGGCGCGGAGGTCCTCGTATGCGGCCGGAACACGCCGGACACCCTGCCCGGCGGGGACGGGCGGCAGTGCGCGTTCCGGGCGACGGACGTGCGCGACCCGGAGGCGGCGGCGGCGCTCGTGGACGCGGCCCTCGCCCGGTTCGGCAGGCTGGACGTACTGGTCAACAACGCCGGCGGGGCGCCGGCCGCGGACGCGGCGACCGCATCGCCGCGCTTCGTCGAGAAGATCGTCGCCCTCAACCTGCTCGCCCCGTTCTACGTGGCGCAGGCCGCTAACCGGGTCATGCAGAGCCAGGACGGCGGCGGCTGCGTGATCAACATCGGCAGCGTCGCCGCCCGCACCCCACAGCCCGGTACCGCCGCCTACACGGCCGCCAAGGCGGGTCTGCTGGGCCTGACCCGGGCCCTGGCCCTGGAGTGGGCCCCCCGGGTGCGGGTCAACCACATCACCACGGGCCTCATCCGGACCGAGAGCGCGGCGGGCGTGTACGGGGAGGACGGCGGAGCGGCCGTGGCGGCCGTCGTTCCGATGCGACGGATGGCGGTGCCCGATGACGTCGCGCGGGCCTGCCTGTACCTGGCGAGCAGCCTCTCGGCCTACGTCAGCGGTGCCGATCTGGCGGTGCACGGGGGCGGCGAGATCCCCGCCCGCCACCTGGTGGCCGACGCCACCCGACCTCCCTTTTCGTCCTCTTGA
- a CDS encoding ATP-binding protein codes for MKPSRPLYEREPELAAAAQAVDALCGAQASGGLLVFSGEAGIGKTALLAEVRNIAAGRCTVWSARGGETVTSVPFHVVRQLLQPALDQFPEDERRALFGDWYEITAPALGLAEPTGPQPDPQGVRDGLDYVVGRLASRLSHRPLLLMVDDAHWADGESLAWLASFTARLSELPVLVVQAHRPQELAERNASLTAAQTEPTGYNGLVRVALRALTPDATAELVRAGLGEHADDPFCREVWAVTGGNPYEAVELVAKAQDRELPPVEESAGLLRELGASARGSGLVARLERLGTNANRFAWAAAVLGTDISQEVAATLAGMSSAEAADCTARLRDARIVSGFDPLEFVHPLIATAVYRSIPPATRTAFHGRAAWAITRAGLGAAAASRHLLEVHPDDDQELVAQLREAAGQHLAVGAPEAARRCLERALEEPPRPQDKAALLYELGCATLLSSPPTTVRHLRSALDMPGLGDDLRIDATFRIAAALAHNNQLKEAAISLAAEASRTAPGPGLMRLQAGHFLWEGMQAVEDDGPARSRRLSRNADHLTGRDNAERALLILRAFDAMLRGENAQLVIDLCERALIDGHPTRGLGWTDTEWGFELPTLVGITYAFTDELDRAEELFGEAVRAFEISGWSGAHLAFAHTLLGLVHRRRGRLAEAEGFLREGLRLADRVGSGLPVHWDAACLLIDTLVARGRISEARLVADRYDFAAPYPSAMVLPDGPCVRGRLLLAEGRLKEAIAELEAAGAAMEARERFNVVWAPWACDLARALVDVDPARGARLAAGARVHAERFGTDTAIGEALRCVALFAPAEEAEHLLAEAVRHLEANPTTSAYEHALARFDYGLAIRSPRELARAQKMAMSCGAEGLETRAQQARASLRSSE; via the coding sequence ATGAAGCCGTCCCGGCCGTTGTACGAGCGCGAGCCGGAACTCGCCGCTGCCGCACAAGCCGTGGACGCCCTGTGCGGCGCCCAGGCATCAGGTGGGCTGCTGGTGTTCAGTGGTGAGGCGGGCATCGGCAAGACAGCCCTGCTCGCCGAGGTCCGCAACATCGCCGCCGGCCGGTGCACCGTCTGGTCCGCACGAGGCGGCGAGACCGTCACCTCCGTACCGTTCCACGTCGTACGCCAACTGCTGCAGCCCGCGCTGGACCAGTTCCCCGAGGACGAGAGGCGCGCCCTGTTCGGCGACTGGTACGAGATCACCGCACCCGCGCTCGGCCTCGCCGAGCCGACCGGACCCCAGCCCGACCCGCAGGGTGTCCGCGACGGCCTCGACTATGTCGTCGGCCGGCTCGCCTCCCGGCTCAGCCACCGGCCGCTGCTGCTCATGGTGGACGACGCGCACTGGGCCGACGGCGAATCCCTCGCCTGGCTCGCCTCGTTCACCGCGCGCCTGAGTGAACTGCCGGTCCTCGTCGTCCAGGCCCACCGTCCGCAGGAGCTGGCCGAGCGCAACGCCTCCCTCACCGCCGCGCAAACCGAGCCCACGGGGTACAACGGGCTCGTCCGGGTCGCCCTGCGCGCGCTCACCCCGGACGCCACGGCCGAACTCGTCCGCGCCGGACTCGGTGAGCACGCCGACGACCCCTTCTGCCGCGAGGTGTGGGCCGTCACCGGTGGCAACCCGTACGAGGCCGTCGAACTCGTCGCCAAGGCCCAGGACCGTGAGCTGCCACCGGTCGAGGAATCGGCGGGCCTGCTGCGCGAGCTGGGTGCCTCCGCGCGCGGCAGCGGGCTCGTGGCGCGGCTGGAAAGGCTGGGCACCAACGCCAACCGCTTCGCCTGGGCCGCCGCCGTCCTCGGCACCGACATCTCCCAGGAGGTGGCCGCGACCCTCGCCGGAATGAGCTCGGCGGAAGCCGCGGACTGCACGGCACGGCTGCGCGACGCCCGTATCGTCAGCGGCTTCGATCCGCTGGAGTTCGTCCATCCGCTGATCGCGACCGCCGTGTACCGCTCCATTCCGCCGGCCACGCGCACCGCCTTCCACGGCAGGGCCGCCTGGGCGATCACCCGGGCCGGTCTCGGCGCCGCCGCGGCCTCCCGCCACCTCCTCGAAGTGCACCCGGACGACGATCAGGAACTGGTCGCGCAGCTCCGCGAAGCCGCGGGCCAGCACCTTGCCGTCGGTGCACCCGAAGCGGCCAGGCGCTGCCTCGAACGGGCGCTGGAGGAGCCGCCGCGTCCCCAGGACAAGGCGGCGTTGCTGTACGAGCTGGGCTGCGCCACGCTGCTCAGCTCGCCGCCCACCACGGTGCGGCACCTGCGCTCGGCCCTCGACATGCCGGGGCTCGGCGACGATCTGCGGATCGACGCCACGTTCCGGATCGCGGCAGCGCTCGCCCACAACAACCAGCTCAAGGAGGCGGCGATCTCCCTCGCCGCCGAGGCGTCCCGTACCGCCCCGGGCCCTGGTCTGATGCGACTGCAGGCCGGGCACTTCCTGTGGGAGGGAATGCAGGCCGTCGAGGACGACGGGCCCGCCCGCTCGCGCAGGCTCTCCCGCAACGCGGACCATCTCACCGGCCGGGACAACGCCGAACGGGCCCTGCTGATCCTGCGCGCCTTCGACGCCATGCTCCGTGGCGAGAACGCGCAGCTCGTCATCGACCTGTGCGAACGAGCCCTCATCGACGGACACCCGACGCGCGGCCTCGGCTGGACCGACACGGAGTGGGGGTTCGAACTCCCCACCCTGGTCGGCATCACCTACGCGTTCACGGACGAGCTCGACCGTGCGGAAGAACTGTTCGGCGAAGCCGTGCGGGCCTTCGAGATCTCCGGCTGGAGCGGTGCGCACCTCGCCTTCGCGCACACACTCCTCGGGCTCGTCCACCGCCGGCGCGGGCGTCTCGCGGAGGCCGAGGGCTTCCTGCGCGAGGGACTGCGCCTCGCCGACCGTGTCGGCAGCGGGCTGCCCGTCCACTGGGACGCGGCCTGTCTGCTCATCGACACGCTGGTGGCGCGCGGCCGGATATCCGAGGCCCGGCTGGTCGCCGACCGGTACGACTTCGCCGCGCCGTACCCGAGTGCCATGGTGCTGCCCGACGGCCCGTGCGTCCGCGGCCGGCTGCTGCTCGCCGAAGGCCGTCTGAAGGAGGCCATCGCCGAACTCGAAGCCGCGGGGGCGGCGATGGAGGCGCGCGAACGCTTCAACGTCGTGTGGGCGCCCTGGGCCTGCGATCTGGCCCGTGCCCTGGTCGACGTGGACCCTGCGCGCGGCGCCCGGCTCGCCGCCGGTGCACGCGTCCATGCCGAGCGGTTCGGGACGGACACCGCGATCGGCGAGGCGCTGCGCTGCGTGGCCCTCTTCGCACCGGCGGAGGAGGCGGAGCACCTGCTGGCCGAAGCGGTCCGCCATCTGGAGGCGAACCCGACGACGTCCGCGTACGAGCACGCGCTGGCCCGGTTCGACTACGGGCTCGCGATCCGTTCGCCCCGGGAACTGGCCAGAGCCCAGAAGATGGCCATGTCCTGCGGAGCGGAAGGCCTCGAGACCCGCGCCCAGCAGGCACGGGCGTCGTTGCGGTCCTCGGAGTGA
- a CDS encoding cellulase family glycosylhydrolase, with protein MRKKLATAAGALLAVAASMFAAPPAAQAVEAAAGFHVSAGRLLDANGNDFVLRGVNHAHAWYPGRTERALADVKALGANSVRVVLSTGDRWTKNGAADVKAVVAQCRANRLICVLEAHDTTGYGEQDGAVSLDRAVDYWVDVQEAVKGQEKYVILNLGNEPHGNSGYAAWTADTSRAIGRMRTAGFEHTLMADAPNWGQDWSFTMRDNAPSVFAADPRRNTVFSIHMYGVFDAAPEVSDYLNRFVSRGLPIVVGEFGDAHSDGNPDEDAILATTEQLGLGYLGWSWSGNGGGVEYLDMATGFDASRLSPWGQRVFNGSDGIKQTSDEASVFGAATGDTQAPTAPGAPSASDVTSDSVRLSWAAATDNTGVTAYDVVRVDGTQESRVTTTTTTNAGLSGLASATGHTFAVYARDAAGNRSPRSASVRVTTQAGPATGKCAVTYRLSDWGHVFNADVTIRNTGTEAIKGWRLDFAFPGSQTLTSSWNAKVVQDGRQLRATNESWTETIPAGGTVSFGMSGSSTGANGVPAAFSLNSALCANG; from the coding sequence ATGAGAAAGAAGCTGGCCACCGCGGCGGGAGCGCTGCTGGCCGTCGCCGCCTCGATGTTCGCCGCCCCACCCGCCGCGCAGGCCGTGGAAGCGGCTGCGGGGTTCCATGTCAGTGCCGGCAGGCTGCTGGACGCGAACGGCAACGACTTCGTCCTCAGGGGCGTGAACCACGCCCACGCCTGGTATCCGGGGCGTACCGAGCGGGCGCTGGCCGACGTCAAGGCGCTGGGCGCCAACTCCGTCCGTGTCGTGCTGAGTACGGGCGACCGCTGGACGAAGAACGGCGCGGCCGACGTCAAGGCCGTCGTCGCGCAGTGCCGGGCGAACCGACTGATCTGCGTCCTGGAAGCCCACGACACCACGGGCTACGGCGAGCAGGACGGAGCGGTCTCCCTGGACCGGGCGGTCGACTACTGGGTGGATGTCCAGGAGGCGGTGAAGGGGCAGGAGAAGTACGTCATCCTGAACCTCGGGAACGAGCCGCACGGAAACTCCGGATATGCCGCCTGGACCGCCGACACCTCGCGTGCGATCGGGCGCATGCGTACCGCCGGATTCGAGCACACGCTCATGGCGGACGCACCGAACTGGGGCCAGGACTGGTCGTTCACCATGCGCGACAACGCGCCGAGTGTGTTCGCCGCGGACCCGAGGCGGAACACCGTCTTCTCCATTCACATGTACGGCGTCTTCGACGCCGCGCCCGAAGTCAGCGATTACCTGAACCGGTTCGTGTCGCGCGGCCTGCCCATCGTCGTGGGCGAGTTCGGTGACGCGCACTCCGACGGCAATCCGGACGAGGACGCGATCCTCGCCACCACCGAACAGCTCGGTCTCGGCTACCTCGGATGGTCCTGGAGCGGCAACGGCGGCGGCGTCGAATACCTCGACATGGCCACCGGCTTCGACGCGAGCCGGCTGTCCCCCTGGGGCCAGCGCGTCTTCAACGGTTCCGACGGCATCAAGCAGACCTCTGACGAGGCGAGCGTCTTCGGGGCGGCCACCGGAGACACCCAGGCACCCACAGCGCCCGGTGCCCCGTCCGCGTCCGACGTGACGTCCGACAGCGTCCGCCTCAGCTGGGCAGCGGCTACGGACAACACCGGTGTCACGGCCTACGACGTCGTACGGGTGGACGGCACCCAGGAGTCCCGCGTCACCACCACGACCACCACGAACGCCGGTCTCAGTGGCCTGGCCTCCGCCACCGGCCACACCTTCGCCGTGTACGCGCGTGACGCGGCCGGCAACCGCTCCCCGCGCTCCGCGTCTGTGCGTGTCACCACCCAAGCGGGACCCGCCACCGGGAAGTGCGCGGTCACCTACCGCCTCAGTGACTGGGGCCACGTGTTCAACGCCGACGTCACCATCCGCAACACCGGAACGGAAGCGATCAAGGGCTGGCGGCTCGACTTCGCCTTCCCGGGGAGCCAGACGCTCACCTCTTCCTGGAACGCGAAGGTCGTCCAGGACGGCAGGCAGCTGCGCGCGACGAACGAGTCGTGGACCGAGACCATCCCCGCCGGTGGCACGGTGAGCTTCGGGATGAGCGGCTCCTCCACGGGTGCGAACGGTGTTCCGGCCGCGTTCAGCCTCAACAGCGCTCTCTGCGCGAACGGTTGA